Within Paeniglutamicibacter psychrophenolicus, the genomic segment TGGTCTGCATGATGCCTACCCGCGCCACCGCAACCCTTTCAGGCCAAGCGCCCGCCCATGAGCACGCCTGGCTGGTCGAGTCCGCCCACAACACCTCCGAGGGCATGGTGGCGTACGTGCGCTGCGTGGCCGGTTGCGGCGCCCGACGTATTGACCTCCAAGGCCCCGCCAACGTCCCCCCGAGTGCGGTGAGCAAGCTGGTCGGCCGGTAGCGGTCGATCCCGGCGGTCCGCCCGCGGCCTCGCGAACGCCAAGGGGCATGCCTTGATGGTCGGCCCCCTTGGTGATAAAGTTCATTTAGTGAACGAGCGTTCGCGATGCGAACATATAGATCAGGAAGCCGGGACCAGACACCATGCAGCAGGCGTACCTCTACGACGCGATCCGCACCCCCTTCGGCAAGATCGGCGGAAGCCTCTCCGCCCACCGCCCCGACGACCTGGCCGCGCACGTGGTCCGCGAGCTCGTCGCCCGCGCCCCGCAACTTGATCCCGCCTCCATCGACGAATCGATCTTCGGCAACGCCAACGGCGCCGGCGAGGAAAACCGCAACGTGGCACGCATGGCCACCCTGCTGGCCGGCCTGCCCACCTCGCTGCCCGGCACCACCATGAACCGCCTCTGCGGCTCCTCGCTGGACGCCGCCATTGCCGCTTCCCGCCAGGTCAACACAGAGGATGCCGACCTGGTCCTGGTTGGCGGCGTCGAATCCATGAGCCGCGCCCCGTGGGTGCTGCCCAAGACCGACCGCCCCTTCCCGATGGCCAACCTCGAGCTGGCCAACACCACCCTGGGCTGGCGCCTGGTCAACCCCGCCATGCCTAGTCAGTGGACCGTCTCCCTGGGCGAAGCCACCGAGCAGCTGCGTGAAAAGTACGAGGTCACCCGCGAGGACCAGGACGAATTCGCCGCACTTTCGCACACCCTGGCCTCCGCTGCCTGGGCCGACGGCAAGTACGACAACCTGGTGGTCTCCGTGCCCCCCGCCAACAAGCGCGGCACCGAAGTGACCATGGATGAAACCATCCGCCCCGGCACGACCGCCGAGACCCTGGCCGGGCTGCGCACCGTCTTCCGCGACGCCGCCACCGGAACCGTTACCGCCGGCAACGCCTCGCCGATGAACGACGGCGCCTCCGCCGCCTTCATCGGTTCCGAGCGCGGCGGCGAACTGCTGGGCGCGGCCCCGCTGGCCCGCATCGCCGGACGAGCCTCCTCCGCCCTGGATCCGCAGTACTTCGGGTTCGCCCCGGTCGAGGCCGCCAACAAGGCTCTGGCCAAGGCCGGCATCAGCTGGTCGGACGTTGCCGCGGTCGAGCTCAACGAGGCCTTCGCCGCCCAGTCGCTGGCCTGCATCCGCGCCTGGGACATCGACGAGAAAATCGTGAACGCCTGGGGCGGCGCGCTGTCCATCGGCCACCCGCTGGGCGCCTCCGGCCTGCGCATCCTGGGTACCCTCGCCCGCCGCCTGCAGGAGAACAACCAGCGCTGGGGCGTCGCGGCGATCTGCATCGGCGTCGGCCAGGGACTGGCCGTCGTGCTGGAAAACCCGAACGCCACCGCCTAAGCACCCTCGGGGGAATTGAACCCCCATCCCCCTGACACCAAGACTTAAGGAGAGAACCACCAATGGCACCACGCATTGCCACCACGGCCGCAGAGGCCGTGGCCAACATCCACGACTCGTCCACCATCCTGATCGGCGGCTTCGGCAACGCCGGGCAGCCCATGGAACTGATCGACGCACTCATGGATTGCGGCGCCAAGGACCTGACGGTCATCAACAACAACGCCGGACAGGCCGACGCCGGCCTGGCGCTGCTGATCAAGGAACGCCGCGTCTCCAAGATCATCTGCTCCTTCCCGCGCCAGTCCGACTCCTGGCACTTCGATGAGGCCTACCGCGCCGGGGAAATCGAGCTGGAGCTGGTCCCGCAGGGCAACCTCGCCGAGCGCATCCGCGCCGCCGGCGCGGGTATCGGCGGGTTCTTCACGCCCACCGGCTACGGCACGTTGCTGGCCGAGGGCAAGGAAACCCGCGTCATTGACGGCAAGGGCTATGTGCTCGAAAGCCCCATCCACGCCGACTTCGCCCTGATCAAGGCCTTCAAGGCCGACACCCACGGCAACCTGGTCTACCGCAAGACCGCGCGGAACTTCGGTCCGATCATGGCCTCGGCGGCCAAGTCCGCGATCGTCCAGGTCGATGAGATCGTCGAAACCGGAAAGCTTGATCCGGAGGTCGTGGTGACCCCGGGAATCTACGTCAACACCCTTGTGGCACTGGGAGGCAACAACTAATGAGCACCGAAACCAGCACCTTCACCACCACCGACGCGGCACTGACCCGCGACGAGATGGCGGCCCTGGTCGCCGCGGACATCCCGGCGGGCGCCTTCGTGAACCTGGGCATCGGCCAGCCGACCAACGTCTCCAACTACCTGACCGCGGATCAGGGCGTCACCCTGCACACCGAGAACGGCATGCTGGGCATGGGTCCGGTCGCCACCGGCGATGACATCGACGAGGACCTGATCAACGCCGGCAAGATCCCGGTCACCGAGCTGCCCGGTGCCAGCTACTTCCACCACGCGGACTCGTTCGCGATGATGCGTGGCGGGCACCTGGATGTCTGCGTGCTCGGGGCCTTCCAGGTCTCCGGCGCGGGCGACCTGGCCAACTGGCACACCGGCGCGCCGGGCGCGATCCCGGCCGTGGGCGGGGCCATGGACCTGGCCATCGGCGCCAAGTCCACCTGGGTCATGATGGGCCTGTTCACCAAGACCGGCGAATCCAAGCTGGTTCAGGCGCTTTCCTACCCGGTCACCGGGCTCGGCTGCGTCTCGCGCATCTACACCGAAGCGGCCATCTTCGAGCTGGCCGGCGGCAACGTGACCGTGCGCTCCACGCACGGGATTTCCTTCGAGGAGCTCGCCGAGCGCCTGCCGGTGGAATTGGTCCGCGCCGCATAGGCAGTAGATTTGAGGGTGCGGCACCGGGCTTTCGCGTCGGGCGCCGCACCCGCTGCCCGCGCACACCCGTCCGCGGGCACGATCATGTGTCGGCAGAAGACGTAGGAGCAAGAACAGATGAGCCAGGAAACCGGCACCCCGTCCGCGGGCGGATCCAACTCGGTCCAGTCCCTGGCCCGCGGCCTGGATGTCATCTGCGCCTTCGACGCCGAGCACCCCTCGATGACCCTCAGCGAGGTCGCCAAGCGCGTGGACCTTTCCCGGGCCACCTCCCGCCGCTTCCTGCTGACCCTGCAGGAATTGGGCTACGTGCGTTCGGACGGCAAGTTCTTCGAACTCACTTCCAAGGTCCTGCAGCTGGGCTACTCCTATCTCTCCAGCGCCACGCTGCCCCAGCTGATGGAACCGGTGCTCGAGGAACTCTCCTCGAAGGTCCACGAGTCGGCTTCGGCCTCGGTGCTCGAGGGGGCGGAAATCCTTTACATCGCCCGGGTGCACACCCGCTCGATCATGCGCGTGGGGATCTCGGTGGGCACCAGGTTCCCGGCGACCACCACCTCGATGGGCCGCGTGCTGCTGGCCTACCAGGCCCCCGGGGTGCTGGAGAAGCTGTTGGAAGGCGGCATCCCGAACCCGACCGGGCACGGCATCAACACCGTGGAGAAGCTGCGCTCCGAACTTGAGCACGTGCGCGCCCAGGGCTACGCGATCGTTGACCAGGAACTTGCGATCGGGCTGCGCTCGGTCGCCGTCCCGGTGTTCAGCCCGGACGGCAGCATTGCCGCTGCCATGAACGTGTCCATGAGCGTGGGCCCGGCGTCGCACACCGGTGCGCAGGAGGCGGCCGCGGCGGTGCTTCCGGCGCTGCAGAAGGCCGCGGCCCAGGTCCAGGCCGCGCTGGCCGCGAGCCGCTAGAGGACGCTGCCCGGGTTCCTGGCGAACGCGGGCGCGAGCACCGAATCGCCGATGGTGCGCCCGGCGGCGAACTTCACCGGGGCCGGCCCGCTGCCGTCGGCCAGGTCGGCAAGGATCCGTCCGATGACCGGGGTGAACTTGAACCCGTGCCCGGAGAACCCGGCGCCAATGGTCAGCGGACCGATGCGGTCGAGGATGAAGTCCTCGTCCGGGGTGTTGGTGTAGGTGCAGCTGATTTCGGTGAAGGAATCCGCGTCGACGCCCGGCAGCCACTCCCGCGCATAGTCCTGCAGGGCGCGCAGCTGCTTCGGTTCGGAGGCGAAGCTGCGTGCATCGGGGTGCGTCGGCGCTCCCGTCCCGTGCCAACCGGCCTTGATCCCCTCGCCGGGCGTGGACATTCCGTAGACCGGTGAATAGGCGTGCTCGAACCCGGGGGAGCCGGGAACCAGGGTGTGGTTGAAGCCCGGCCACACGGTGTCCGCATCCAGCGGGGCAAAGTGCACCGGCTGTTCCTGGGTGACGCGCAGGGCAGGCAGCCGCACCGAGCCGGGCAGCAGGTGGCGTGTCCAGGCACCCGCGGTGACCACGATGCTTCTGGCCTCAACGGTTTCGGTGCCGGCGGCGGATTCCAGGACCAGACGCACCCGGTCATCCCCAAGAACCTTCATCTGAACCACGCGCACCCCGTGGCGGATCCGGGCGCCGTGGTCGGCGGCCACGCGCTGGAAGCTCGGCAGGGCGAGGTCGGGGTTCAGCTGCCCGCCGTCGGGCATGTGCAGCGCGGGGCCGGCGAAGCGGATGCCGCTCCAACGCCCGGTCGCCTGCGCCGCGGAGAGCTCCTCGGCGCGGATGCCGGCGGCCGAGAGCGCGGCGAGCACCCGTGCCTGTTCCGCGGGGGCGCCGTGGTTGACGATCCCGGTGCGGGCCACCTGGGCCTCGCCGCTCTGGGCACCGAGCCGATCCCACAACTCGAGTGCCTCGGCGAGCATCGAGACGTACACGGGGTCGGCGTAGCCGAGATTCAGGTTCCGGGTGGTGCCGTGGGACGCGCCCAGCACATGCCCGGGCTCGAACTGCTCGAGCAAGGTGACCTCGCGGCCGCGGGTGGCCAGCGCCCATGCGGTGGCCGATCCCATCGCCCCGCCGCCGACGACGAGAGTGTCCAACCGTGCAACCATGCGTTGTGCCCCTTCAGGAAGAATCTCGTTCGAGTCTAGGCGATGCCTCACTGCCGGTATTTGCGAAACAAAGCGTGACTTGGGCGTTAGGTGCTTCTGGAACCGAAGTTGAAACGCGGTGGTCGGCCGGTGTCCCGGACATGCAGCGTGCATTGCCGCACGAGGCGTGTGCACAAACGGCTGTCCGAGATACCAATAGAAACCCTTCACGATTTCTGTGATCCGAGTCATACTCATGGGGTGATCGGCAGGCGGCAATTGCCCCAGATGCCATCCATGGACCCGGGAGGTTGAAAGTGGCTTCATCTCACTCCAGCAGCACCAGCATTCAGGAACGCAAGGGACTCAAGCGCGTCGTTGTCGCCTCGATGGCCGGTACGGTCGTCGAATGGTACGAATTCTTCTTGTATGCGACCGCGGCAACACTGGTCTTCAACAAGATCTTCTTCCCCGAAGCGGCCAATGAGCTGGACAACATCATCAAGGCGTTCCTGACATACGCCGTCGGCTTCATTGCCCGGCCCATCGGTGGCATCGTCTTTGGGCACTTCGGCGACAAGTACGGCCGCAAGCACCTGCTGCAGGTCGCCATCGTGCTGGTTGGCGTCACCACGTTCCTCATGGGCTGCCTGCCGACGTTCGATGCAATCGGCTATGCGGCACCGGTGCTGCTGGTCATCCTGCGCTTCTTCCAGGGCTTCGCGGTCGGTGGCGAATGGGGTGGAGCTGTCCTCCTCGTTGCCGAACATGCCCCCGACAAGGAACGCGGGTTCTGGTCTTCCTGGCCGCAAGCCGCGGTCCCCGCGGGCAACCTGCTGGCGACCATCGTGCTGCTGGTGCTCTCGTACACCCTGTCGGAGGAAGCCTTCCTGGCCTGGGGCTGGCGCATCGGTTTCTGGCTCTCGGTGGTCATCGTGGCGGTGGGCTACTACGTGCGCACCCGGATCTCGGATGCCCCGATCTTCCAGGAGGCGAAGGCCGAGCTGGAGCAGAATGCCGAGGCCGGCTACGGTGTCGTCGAGGTCTTCCGCCGCTACCCGCGCGGCGTCTTCACCGCCATGGGACTGCGGCTGGGCGAGAACATCCTCTACTACATGGTCGTGACGTTCTCCATCACGTACCTGAAGACGCAGCTGGACATGGAGACCTCCACGATCCTGATGCTCATGCTCGTCGCGCACGTGATCCACTTTGCCGTGGTTCCGGTGATCGGCCGCTACACGGACAGATTCGGCCGCCGGCCGGTGTATGCGTTGGGTGCGGCGTTGATGCTGGTGTGGGGATTTGTTGCCTTCCCGCTCTTCAACACGCAAAACGACTTCGTGATCCTGCTGACGATCATCGCCGGCCTGCTGGTCCACGGGCTGATGTATGCCGGACAGCCGGCCATCATGGCAGAGATGTTCCCGACCCGGATGCGCTATTCGGGGGTCTCGTTGGGTTACCAGGTCACCTCGATCGTCGCAGGCTCGATGGCCCCGATCATTGCCACGTTCCTGCTGAGCATCTACGGATCGTGGGTGCCGGTGGCCATCTACATCGGCATCGCGGCACTCATCACCCTGGTCGTCGTGTTCTTCATGCGTGAAACCAAGGGCATCTCGCTGCACGAGATCGATGAGATGGACCGCGCGCGGACCGTGGTCATCAACTCGGAGGCCGCCGAAGCCGCTGAACGCGAGGGCGTGAAGTAACCCCCCCGGTCCCGGGGGAGGCATCAGGGGCCTGCGGGCACGGCAAGCGCCGTGCCCGCAGGCCCCTGTCCGTGGAACTACGCGGCGGCCTGCCCCATGGCCGCAACGGCGGCCAGCACCGCCGGGTTGCGCAGCGACTCCTCCCGGCCCACCACCCAATAGGTGGCGGCATACGCGTACTCGTGAGGCAGCAGGCGCACCAGGTCGGGCTCGAGATCGGCGAGGAAGTCCGGCAGGATGCCGATCCCGGCCGAGGCCTTGGTGGCGGCGATGTGCGAGAACACGCTGGTGGAGGTGATGCCGCGGGCCATGGGTGGCAGGGCCTCCGTGGCGCTGTCCAGCTCGTCGATGGTCAGCGCGGATTCCACGTAGTAATTCAGGCGGTGGGAGACGAGCTGGGCGAGGTCGCGCGGTGCCTCGTGGTGGGAGAGGTAGTCGCGGGAGGCGTAGAGCCCGAGGTGGTAGGTCAGCAGCTCGGTGGCCACCGCCTTGTGCACGTGGGGCTTGCCCACCACCACCTCCAGGTCGACCCCGGACCGGGTCTGGCGTGCCCGTTGGGTGGCGCTCATGAGCTCGACCGCCAGCCGCGGGTGTTCGCGCTGAAGCGCGGCCATGGCCGGGGTGGCAAAGTGTGCGGCGAAGGCATCGGGCACGCCGATGCGCACGGTCCCGGCAAGCTCGCCGCTGGTGCGGGTTTCGGAGAGGCCCGTGACGGCCCGTTCGATGTCCTCGGCGGCGCCCAGGGCGCGCCGGCCCAGGTCGGTGACCTCCCAGCCGGAGGGCGTGCGCGTAAGCACACGGCCCCCCATGGCCTTTTCCAGGGCTGTAATGCGGCGCGAGACAGTTGAATGGTTGATTCCCAGGATGTCGGCGGCCGCGGTGTAGCGCCCGAGCCGCGCCACCGAAAGAAAGGTGATCAAGGATTCCAGGTGATGGTGGTCGATGCTTCGTTGCATGCCCACCATTGTGCGCTGACGCACATCAGTGGTGCAAATCTCGCCTCCTCTTGTGCATTGAACGCGAATGTCTTCGTTCGTAGTGTGGTGGTTATCACAGCTCGAAGGAGCGGACCGACGCGCAGGAGGAATCATGGCAGTTTACGGCTGGATCGGACTAGGAAACATGGGCGGCCCCATGACCGCGAACCTGGTGGAGGCAGGGCACCAGGTCAAGGGCTTCGACTTGGACCCCGCCGCATGCGACGCAGCGAAGGCGCAGGGCGTCGAGATCGTTGGCTCCATCGCCGAGGCCGTCCAGGGATCCGATGCGGTGTTCACGATGCTGCCCAAGGGCGAACACGTCCGCAGCGTCTACGAAGGGGACGCGGGGATCTGGGCGCATGCCACGGCGCAGACGCTACTGCTGGACAGCTCGACGGTCGACATCGAGACCTCCCGCTTCTGCCACGAAGGCTCCCTCGAACGCGGACTGAAATTCGTTGACGCCCCGGTCTCCGGAGGAATCTCCGGCGCCGCGGCGGCAACCCTGGCCTTCATGGTCGGGGGACTGCCGGAGCACACCGCCGAGGCCGTGGAACACATCAAGCCGCTGGCGGGCAAAACCATCGTGGCCGGCGGGGCGACGTCCGGAATCGCCGCAAAAATCTGCAACAACATGATGCTCTTCATCGACCTGATGGCCTCGGCCGAGGGCTCCCAGCTGGCCCAGAAGCTCGGACTGGATCCCAAGGTCTTCTGGGAAATCGCCTCCGTCTCCTCGGGCCGCTCCTGGGCGCAGCAGACCTGGTACCCGGTGCCCGGGGTCATCGAGACCTCCGCCGCCGACAACAACTTCGACGCCACGTTCCGCGTGGACCTGGCCCGCAAGGACATCGGCCTGGCCCTGGACGCGGGTGTCATGACCGGGGTCAAGCTCCCCGCCGCAGCACTGGCCCGCGAACACTTCGACGCACTGATCGCCGAGGGGCTCGGCGCGAAGGACTGTTCCCTGATCGTCAAGAACGTATCCCCCGACGGCACCGTTGCCGGCTACCAGCAGGAGAAGAACTGACCATGTCGCAAACCCTTGAACACTTGGCCGTGGCCACCATCGGCCACCACATCGGCGGCCAGCGGATCGTGAACGCCGAACGCTTCGGACCGGTCTACAACCCGGCAACCGGCGAGCAGACCGGGCGGGTGGCATTGGCCAGCGCGCAGACCGTGCGCGAAGCGGTCACGGCCGCAACTGCAGCCCAGCGCCAGTGGCGCCGCCTCGGCCTGGCCAAGCGCAGCCAGATTCTCTTCAAGGTCCGCCAGCTCATCGACGAGCGCCGGGCGGAACTCGGTGCCATCATCACCGCCGAGCACGGCAAGGTCCTCTCCGACGCGGACGGCGAGATCGTCCGCGGGCTGGAGAACGTAGACTTCTGCACCGGGCTGATGCACCACCTCAAGGGAGAGTACGCCGAGCAGGTCGCCACCGGCGTCGACGTGCACCAGACCCGACAGCCCCTGGGCGTGGTCGCCTGCATCACCCCGTTCAACTTCCCGGCCATGGTGCCGCTGTGGATGATCACCACCGCCATTGCCGCCGGCAACGCGGTGATCCTCAAGCCCAGCGAGCGCAACCCGTCGGCGGCCAACTGGATCGCCGGCGTCTTCGAGGACGCAGGATTGCCGGCCGGGATCCTGAACGTCGTGCACGGGGACAAGGTGGCCGTCGACGAGATCCTGGAAAATCCCGGAATCACCGGTGTCTCCTTCGTGGGCTCCACGCCGATCGCCAAGTACGTGTATTCCACCGCGGCGGCCAACGGCAAGCGGGTCCAGGCCCTGGGCGGGGCGAAGAACCACATGGTCGTCATGCCCGATGCGGACCTGGATGCCGCGGCGGACGCGGCAATCTCCGGTGCCTACGGCTCGGCCGGAGAACGCTGCATGGCGATCTCCGTCGTGGTGGCCGTCGGCTCGATCGCCGACGAGCTCGTGGCCAAGATTTCGGCGCGCATTCCCGGCCTGAAGGTCGGAGACGGGACGCACCCGGATTCGGAGATGGGACCGCTGATCACCGCTGCCGCGCGGGACCGGGTGGCGGGTTTCATTGCCTCGGCCCACGAGGAAGGCGCCGAGGTCCTGGTTGACGGCCGCAGCCAGGACTTCGACTCCAACGGCTTCTTCATCGGGGTCTCGCTCGTTGACCACGTGAAGCCGGGGATGCGGGTCTACGACGAGGAAATCTTCGGCCCCGTCCTGGCCGTGGTGCGCGTGGACGACTACGCCCAGGCGGTCGAACTGATCAACTCCAACCGCTTCGCCAACGGCACCGCGGTCTTCACCCGCGACGGCAAGACCGCCCGCGAATACGAATTCGACATCGAGGTCGGGATGGTGGGCATCAACGTCCCGATCCCGGTGCCCATCGGGGCGTTCAGCTTCGGCGGCTGGAAGGACTCGCTCTTCGGCGACACCCACATGTACGGCCCGGAATCCTTCAACTTCTACACCCGGCGCAAGGTCGTCACCAGCCGATGGCCCGACCCGAGCGAGTCCCAGATCGAGCTGGGCTTCCCCACGCACTAGACGAAGCCGCACGTTTCAAATGTTCAATATTCACACTGAACATTTGAAACGTGCGGCCGTCGAGCTTGTTGGATGCTGAATCTTCACCGAAGAAGCCGACCCCACCTGGAGGTACCAAGATATTAAATATTCAATGTTTGAACCAGCTGATTGGGGGCAAACCGGCAAACCACGGTGCTGATTCATCCGTGCGTCTCGATCATTTCCGTACGCGTGATCTTAACGCCAAGTTCACTGGGGCGCGACCGACAGGCCGCTTCCGCACAGCAAGGTGGTAGGTGTCCGTTCCCGACACCGAAGGATCCCCCTCATGAAGTTTCGCACCCTCACGCTTGGAACCCTGGCCGCCTGCATGCTCGCCGGGCTGGCCACTCCGACCGTCGCCGCACCGACCACCACCGATTCCGACCAGGCCCCCATCCTGATTGGCCACCGCGGCGCCGCCGGCGTCGCGCCGGAAAACACCCTGGCCGCCATCAAGGCCGGCAGCCAGTCGGGTGCCGACTTCGTCGAAATCGACGTCCAGCTCTCCAGCGACGGCGTCCCGTTCATCTTCCACGACGACACCGCGGCCCGCACCACCAACATTGCCGAGGTGTTCCCCGACCGCGTCAAGGACCCGATCACGTCCTTCACCTGGAACGAACTGCAGCGGCTCGATGCCGGCTCCTACTTCTCGGCCGGTTTCGCTGGCCAGAAGATCCCGCACTTCGACGCGGTGGCCGACGTGCTCACCGGGGAAACGGGAGTGTTCATCGAGATCAAGTCCCCGGGCGTTGAGCAGGTTGTCGCCGAGGCACTGTCCAACGATCCCGAGTGGAGCGCGCTGGAAAAGGCGGGGAAGATCGAGGTGCTTGGCTTTGATGCGGCCTCGAACAAGAAGTTTGCCGCGCTGGCACCGGAGGTCCCGCTGCAGCAGCTGACAGGCAGCGTGCCCAGCGCCCCGGTCCTGGCCGACTACGCGACCTACGCCGATTCCTTCGGCACCAGCTACCGCAGCCTGGACGCGGCCGGTGCCGCCCGGGTCAAGGTAGCCGGACTGGGCCTCGGCGTCTACACCGTGAACTCCGGCGCCGCCGTGGACGCATCCCTGGCATTGGGAGCCGAGCGCATCACCGGCGACTTCCCGCAGCAGATCGACCGCCACCTGGGCGGCCAAAAGGCCTTCCCGTCCAACAACGGGGTCGTCATTGCCGGTTCGGTCAACGACGTGCCGGGCGATGACCTGCAGCCGGAAACCGGCGAACACGTCGTCCTGGCCAATACCGGAAACCGCACCATCGACGTCAGCGGCTATGTGCTGCGCGACGCAGCAAACAACATCCTGCGCGTCGGCGAGGGATTCAAGCTGGTGCCGGGCGCCGAGCTGCGCGTGTTCTCGGGACCGGGAACCAACAGCGCCGAGGCGTTCTACCTGGGCGGCAGCGTCGGGATCCTGAACAACGGCGGGGACTCGCTGGGCCTGTGGGACGCCAAGGGCAACCTGCTGGACACCTTCGCGAACTGATCCGAGGCAGTCCTTTTTCAACCCGCAATGGCGGTGCCCCTCACCAAGAGGTGGCACCGCCATCGTCGTGAGGTTCGGGTGCCGGCCGGCCGTGGATCCATGGCTGTCGGCGAACGGCAAGGGCGCTTCGACCCCGTCTGTCGTTCCGCTGGCCGGCGATGGTCGCAACGGTAGACTCGGCACTTGGGCGACGTGCGTCACCTGTTCCGGTCCGCGGAACCACCTGCACGCACGGCGCACCACGAACGCAGAGGAGAAAACCGTCCATGGCAACTTTCGATGAGCTCAAGGCCCAGCTGGCCCTGCCGGTGGTCGCTGCCCCGATGTTCATCATCTCGAACCCCGAGCTGGTGATCGAGCAGTGCCTGAACGGGATCGTGGGTTCATTCCCCGCCCTGAACGCCCGGCCGCAGGCGGAACTGGACACCTGGCTGACCCGGATCACGACGGCGCTCGACGCGGCAAGGGCTGCGGATCCCGAACGCAAGATCGCCCCGTACGCCGTGAACCTCATCGTCCACCACACCAACGACCGCCTTGAGGCAGACCTCGAAACCTGTGTGCGACACCAGGTCCCCGTCATCATCACCTCGCTGCACGCACCAACCCCGGTTATCGCTCCCGTGCATGCATACGGAGGCCTCGTCTTCCACGACGTCACCACGGTGCGCCACGCCCAAAAGGCACTCGAGGCCGGCGTGGACGGGCTCATCCTGGTCTGCGCCGGTGCAGGCGGCCATGCCGGAACCGCAAGTCCCTTTGCCCTGCTCCCGGAGATCCGCCGCTTCCATGACGGACCGATCATCCTTTCCGGTTCGATCGCCTCCGGCCGCTCGATCCTCTCCGCCCAGGTCATGGGTGCTGACCTTGCGTACCTGGGAACCCGGTTCATTGCGACCACCGAGGCGAATGCCCCGGATGGGTACAAATCGATGGTGCTGGACTCGGCCGCCTCCGACATCGTGTACACGCCCGCATTCACCGGAGTGCCGGGAAACTACCTGAAGCCAAGCATCGCGGCGGCCGGCCTCGATCCGGAAAACCTTGCCGAAAGAAGCAAGGGGTCCATGAGCTGGGCAGGGGGAAGTTCCAAGGCCTGGAAGGACATCTGGGGTGCGGGCCAGGGCGTGGGGCAAATCGACTCGGTCCAATCGGTAGCGGACGTGATCGCCGATTTGGCGGCGGAATACGACGAAGCCCGTGACGCGCTGGCCGCCCAATTGGCCGCAGGGTCCCGAATCGATTCCGTCGCCGCAGGGGTACGTGCTTGAACGCCGACCTCGACGGCGTGGAACAACCAGAGGCATGCCCGGCCAAGGCCCGGCGCGCAGGGCCAGCGGCCTTGAAGAC encodes:
- a CDS encoding thiolase family protein translates to MQQAYLYDAIRTPFGKIGGSLSAHRPDDLAAHVVRELVARAPQLDPASIDESIFGNANGAGEENRNVARMATLLAGLPTSLPGTTMNRLCGSSLDAAIAASRQVNTEDADLVLVGGVESMSRAPWVLPKTDRPFPMANLELANTTLGWRLVNPAMPSQWTVSLGEATEQLREKYEVTREDQDEFAALSHTLASAAWADGKYDNLVVSVPPANKRGTEVTMDETIRPGTTAETLAGLRTVFRDAATGTVTAGNASPMNDGASAAFIGSERGGELLGAAPLARIAGRASSALDPQYFGFAPVEAANKALAKAGISWSDVAAVELNEAFAAQSLACIRAWDIDEKIVNAWGGALSIGHPLGASGLRILGTLARRLQENNQRWGVAAICIGVGQGLAVVLENPNATA
- a CDS encoding 3-oxoacid CoA-transferase subunit A; this translates as MAPRIATTAAEAVANIHDSSTILIGGFGNAGQPMELIDALMDCGAKDLTVINNNAGQADAGLALLIKERRVSKIICSFPRQSDSWHFDEAYRAGEIELELVPQGNLAERIRAAGAGIGGFFTPTGYGTLLAEGKETRVIDGKGYVLESPIHADFALIKAFKADTHGNLVYRKTARNFGPIMASAAKSAIVQVDEIVETGKLDPEVVVTPGIYVNTLVALGGNN
- a CDS encoding 3-oxoacid CoA-transferase subunit B — translated: MSTETSTFTTTDAALTRDEMAALVAADIPAGAFVNLGIGQPTNVSNYLTADQGVTLHTENGMLGMGPVATGDDIDEDLINAGKIPVTELPGASYFHHADSFAMMRGGHLDVCVLGAFQVSGAGDLANWHTGAPGAIPAVGGAMDLAIGAKSTWVMMGLFTKTGESKLVQALSYPVTGLGCVSRIYTEAAIFELAGGNVTVRSTHGISFEELAERLPVELVRAA
- a CDS encoding IclR family transcriptional regulator domain-containing protein, which codes for MSQETGTPSAGGSNSVQSLARGLDVICAFDAEHPSMTLSEVAKRVDLSRATSRRFLLTLQELGYVRSDGKFFELTSKVLQLGYSYLSSATLPQLMEPVLEELSSKVHESASASVLEGAEILYIARVHTRSIMRVGISVGTRFPATTTSMGRVLLAYQAPGVLEKLLEGGIPNPTGHGINTVEKLRSELEHVRAQGYAIVDQELAIGLRSVAVPVFSPDGSIAAAMNVSMSVGPASHTGAQEAAAAVLPALQKAAAQVQAALAASR
- a CDS encoding FAD-dependent oxidoreductase; this encodes MVARLDTLVVGGGAMGSATAWALATRGREVTLLEQFEPGHVLGASHGTTRNLNLGYADPVYVSMLAEALELWDRLGAQSGEAQVARTGIVNHGAPAEQARVLAALSAAGIRAEELSAAQATGRWSGIRFAGPALHMPDGGQLNPDLALPSFQRVAADHGARIRHGVRVVQMKVLGDDRVRLVLESAAGTETVEARSIVVTAGAWTRHLLPGSVRLPALRVTQEQPVHFAPLDADTVWPGFNHTLVPGSPGFEHAYSPVYGMSTPGEGIKAGWHGTGAPTHPDARSFASEPKQLRALQDYAREWLPGVDADSFTEISCTYTNTPDEDFILDRIGPLTIGAGFSGHGFKFTPVIGRILADLADGSGPAPVKFAAGRTIGDSVLAPAFARNPGSVL
- a CDS encoding MFS transporter, with protein sequence MASSHSSSTSIQERKGLKRVVVASMAGTVVEWYEFFLYATAATLVFNKIFFPEAANELDNIIKAFLTYAVGFIARPIGGIVFGHFGDKYGRKHLLQVAIVLVGVTTFLMGCLPTFDAIGYAAPVLLVILRFFQGFAVGGEWGGAVLLVAEHAPDKERGFWSSWPQAAVPAGNLLATIVLLVLSYTLSEEAFLAWGWRIGFWLSVVIVAVGYYVRTRISDAPIFQEAKAELEQNAEAGYGVVEVFRRYPRGVFTAMGLRLGENILYYMVVTFSITYLKTQLDMETSTILMLMLVAHVIHFAVVPVIGRYTDRFGRRPVYALGAALMLVWGFVAFPLFNTQNDFVILLTIIAGLLVHGLMYAGQPAIMAEMFPTRMRYSGVSLGYQVTSIVAGSMAPIIATFLLSIYGSWVPVAIYIGIAALITLVVVFFMRETKGISLHEIDEMDRARTVVINSEAAEAAEREGVK
- a CDS encoding LysR family transcriptional regulator encodes the protein MQRSIDHHHLESLITFLSVARLGRYTAAADILGINHSTVSRRITALEKAMGGRVLTRTPSGWEVTDLGRRALGAAEDIERAVTGLSETRTSGELAGTVRIGVPDAFAAHFATPAMAALQREHPRLAVELMSATQRARQTRSGVDLEVVVGKPHVHKAVATELLTYHLGLYASRDYLSHHEAPRDLAQLVSHRLNYYVESALTIDELDSATEALPPMARGITSTSVFSHIAATKASAGIGILPDFLADLEPDLVRLLPHEYAYAATYWVVGREESLRNPAVLAAVAAMGQAAA